One Thermoanaerobaculia bacterium genomic window carries:
- the truA gene encoding tRNA pseudouridine(38-40) synthase TruA: MPNYKLTIEYDGTRYRGWQTQKNTDRTVAAVLERAAASLFGEPVRLIGAGRTDAGVHALGQVANFRAAKRLAGLEIQYGINDGLPPDVNVLSVEEVDDAFHARHDAVSREYEYRVSRVRTAFEKPFVWWVRDALDAAAMGEAASQFVGDHDFSSFCENPAGQTSTRVRVERCEAVEGGSKVLLRVAASHFLWKMIRRMTGTLVEVGRGHLAPDAVAAFLARPSREPARWTAPPSGLFLARVVYPAAGMPPKPRPAAPARRGPAPPRRRAP; encoded by the coding sequence ATGCCGAACTACAAGCTGACGATCGAGTACGACGGCACGCGCTACCGCGGCTGGCAGACGCAAAAGAACACGGACCGGACGGTCGCCGCGGTGCTCGAGCGCGCCGCGGCGTCGCTTTTCGGCGAGCCGGTAAGGCTGATCGGCGCCGGGCGCACGGACGCGGGCGTCCACGCGCTCGGACAGGTCGCGAATTTCCGGGCCGCGAAGCGTCTCGCGGGACTCGAGATCCAGTACGGGATCAACGACGGGCTCCCGCCCGACGTGAACGTCCTGTCGGTCGAGGAGGTCGACGACGCCTTCCACGCGCGCCACGACGCGGTGTCGCGCGAGTACGAGTACCGGGTCTCGCGGGTGCGCACCGCCTTCGAAAAGCCCTTCGTCTGGTGGGTCCGGGATGCGCTCGACGCCGCCGCGATGGGCGAGGCCGCCTCGCAGTTCGTCGGCGACCACGACTTCTCCTCGTTCTGCGAGAATCCCGCGGGCCAGACGTCGACGCGCGTGCGCGTCGAGCGCTGCGAGGCGGTCGAGGGCGGTTCGAAGGTCCTGCTGCGCGTCGCGGCGTCCCATTTCCTCTGGAAGATGATCCGCCGCATGACGGGGACGCTCGTCGAAGTCGGACGGGGACACCTCGCGCCCGACGCCGTCGCCGCGTTCCTCGCCCGTCCCTCGCGCGAGCCCGCGCGGTGGACCGCCCCGCCGTCCGGTCTCTTTCTCGCGCGCGTCGTCTATCCGGCGGCAGGAATGCCGCCGAAGCCCCGTCCGGCCGCGCCCGCACGCCGCGGACCCGCTCCGCCGCGGCGGCGCGCGCCGTGA